The stretch of DNA TGATGTTTTCCGCTAACAGAATATTGATTAGTTATAGATAATATTTTATCTGATATTAAATTTTTATTTGAGGTTCCTCCTACATAGAATAAATAATTAATTTGTTCTTTATTAGAGACCCTATTTAAGTGGTTAACTATTAAATTAATATCATAATTATTTTTTATTATTTGCATAATAGATTTAAAATCAGAAATTGGTACTTTTTCATATTTGCCCTCTAATGTGCCTTTCTTTAAGAAAGGAAATCCATTTTTTATTAAAAATAATGGATCTGAATAAAGAGTTTCTATATTAGAAGCCCCTAAATATATTGAATACAATTCTATATTATGATCTAGTATTAACTTAGATAATCCTATTTCATATTTTCTAATAATATCAAATTTATCATTTTCTTTTTTTATAGAACACATAAAATTATCAAAGTAATCTGATAAAAATATATTTTTAGAAATAGTTGTAAAAAATAATGCTATATTATCATTATTAGCCATCATTTTATGCGTGGTCATATATACACCAGAAAAATCATGTTTAAGCATTTTATCTATTATATTGTTTAAATCACAAAATGGTCCATAACAAGAATCATTACAAATTAATATATAATCATATTTTTCAAATAAATGTTGTTCTTTAGCATATAAATAAGCTCTTTTATAGGAACCAAAATCATATTCTCCATGTGGTGTACATATTGTAGTTATACAATAATCAGAAATTTTTTTTAATTCTTTATCATCAAAATAACAATTTGAGGCATATATTATATCAGAAATTTTTTTTAATTCTTTAATATAATAAATTACGTATTCATCTATAATATTATATTTATCATATCCAGCAAATAATGTAAGTATTTTTTTCATTTAGTTACCCTTAATTATTTTTTTATGGTTATTTTTATACCTAATAATTGAATTTTGATATATTTATTATCAATATCTATACTAAACAAAGAAAAGTTATTTATTGCTAATAATGAAAAAGATATATTATTATATTCTGGATTATTATGTTCTTGATTATTATATTCTATTTTTTTGAGATTTAAAAATTGTTTATAAACAGTGTGCAATTCATCACTACTATGTAATATATTAGAGAATTTTGATATATCCATATCATCTAAATTATTTATAAAAATATTAGTTAGTGTAACAAGACTATAACAATCAAAATCTACAGAATAGTTTTTAAAAATGGAGAGTAAATCTTCTGAGAATAATATTTCTCCATAACTAATATCTTTATAAATTTCTGCTCTAACTTTTTCATATTTATTATCTGAAAAATAAAATTTTCCATTCTCATCTAAATATTGTAATGGTAATTCTGGAGCAGTTATTAAAAATTCTAATATATCATAATATTCAAAAAATACATTAAGCATTTTTTGATAAGCTTTACACCAGAAGTCGTCTCTATCTTCAGAGTTAATACACCAATATAATCCTAATATATCAGCATTAGGGAATATTTTTTTTAATAATTTCATAGAATTAAAAGCAAATCCAGCAGTATCAAACATTGCTA from Brachyspira pilosicoli encodes:
- a CDS encoding rhamnan synthesis F family protein encodes the protein MKKILTLFAGYDKYNIIDEYVIYYIKELKKISDIIYASNCYFDDKELKKISDYCITTICTPHGEYDFGSYKRAYLYAKEQHLFEKYDYILICNDSCYGPFCDLNNIIDKMLKHDFSGVYMTTHKMMANNDNIALFFTTISKNIFLSDYFDNFMCSIKKENDKFDIIRKYEIGLSKLILDHNIELYSIYLGASNIETLYSDPLFLIKNGFPFLKKGTLEGKYEKVPISDFKSIMQIIKNNYDINLIVNHLNRVSNKEQINYLFYVGGTSNKNLISDKILSITNQYSVSGKHQTIYKIFNSIKITINHKEVIPNNFNFLLGK